GaaacctgttttctcatctgcagaacAGTTTGGTGGATAGGATTAGTGAAGCTAGTGCatgtgaagcacttagcacagggctTGGAGGATAGTCAGCAATAAATGTTATGTGCTGTCATTGTTGTTTGTATTTCACAATAACCTGTGAGACTGGAGAGGTGGATATTGATTATCTCCTTAGTCCTGGGAATCCACGGATGGGCAGAGAGAAGTGGTTTGTTCAAGGGTATGTAGTCAGTACGTGCTAAGGCTGGCATTGAACCTGAGCTTTCTATGGAAGACTCCAGAATTCTTCCCCCCTCTTTGTGTCCTTGTAGCTCTTATGCAGCACTTAGCCACATAGGTCTGCATCCCCAGGCTGCATGTCTGTGGCACATACATGAGATACACTAGTTGTTTTTTAACTGGCCAAGATACGCAGATAATAACAAACACAGGGTGTGCATGTTCTAGCATCATGGTGCAAGGCCACCTCTCCAGGTTATGGAATTGCCATCTGACATAAAGGGAGAATGGAAATTTGCCCTTTCATTCAGAGCCACCATCATCACCCTTCTCCAATCCCACAGACAGATACAATGATCATATTATTTGCCAAGTAAGCTAGTCAGTTTAATCATAAACAAAAACGGCTGCAGAACCAATGCAGGAGCCCAGGTGATGCCCAGTCCTTTGGATCCTCTAGGTCTGTTATGCTGAGGGCCCAGGGCTGGATCCAGATTTTGTGGGCCCTGAGCTTATTCAGTTTTGGAATCTTCTTTATGAAATGAGACAAAAGTATAAATTCAAAATTAGGTATaggaaaattatagaaatggagaccAGATTAGTAGTGGACAGGGGTTAGgaatggaggagaggagagagaaatgaaagtgCTTAAAAAAGGGCAAAAGGAAGGACCCTTGTGGTGACATATACATGAACCTGCACATgggataaaattgcatagaactaatacacacacaaatgagtagaTATGAAATTGATGAAATCAGAATAAGATCAGTGGGTTGTAGCAATGCCACTTTTTTGGTTGCCATATTATATTACAGTTTTGCAAGAAGTTACTCTTGAGAGGAACTTCTCTTGACATTATTCCTTAAGACTGCATATGAATCTAcagttatttcaaaacaaaaaaaattaatttggaaaaactGAACAGAAGTAGAACCAGAtaatctgggaaaaaaaaaaaaaaaaaaaagtaccagacTTTGGAAGGGCTCTTGCTAGTGAGAAGCTTGAACACTGGAGCTTCATTGGCCTCATGGTAAATCCACCTCTGGTCGAAAAGGCAGCAGACTGACAGAGGATGAGGCTTAGTAGGGACGTGAAAGCATTTCAAGACTCACAAGTGAAGGTGTACACTTTCCAGGAGGATCTGTTATAACCACAAGTAAGATCActtgctttaaaataaacacgAGATACTCACCCACATAAATAGGCTGACTCCACTCACTGGAGGGCCCCCCGGCTCTGCACGCAGAGCTCACTGCTGCTCTCACTTGAATGGAATACTCAGAAATACCATCAATTATGGAGATGAATGTATTGGTCGTCATTTTTTCTgtctaaatgggaaaaaatagcaTTGTAAGAATCCCTGGACACGCAATTTAAATTATGCCAATCATCAGGATGGGAGGTCGTATGTAAGTAATGTGACTTAGTATTCAGTGACCCATTTAAAATCAGTAAGACTCACATCGATTAGTTTATTCTAGACCGCTTCACTATGGAGGTGTTGGCAGTCACCCTTGGGGGGAAAGCTATGtagtaagcaaaataaataaaacaggcaaTTGTAAGATCTAGATGATCCATCCGGGTCCAACTGATATTTCCAGAGGGAAAGACTGGAGTGGCACATAGCAGAATGCATAACCTCCCTCATCTTGTCCCTGGATGTTCTCTAATCACCTAACTAACAATATCGCATGGCTTCCGTCACATTCAACAGGATCCAGCAAACTACAGTTTATGGCCAATCTGGCCTGctacctgtttttttttgttttttttttttgttttttttttttttttaattaagaagttgaatattttattattaaattgtttcttattttcctgCAAGGCTGTTGCTTCACTGTCTAAAAATAGCACCAGCAAACACAGTATATTGCAAAATTAAGATAGTAATGTTCTTCACTGGACACTATACAACTAACAAACTTTTCTCCACTGTCATTTATTTCCAGTGGCAAGTTCATTGAGTATTTTGACCCAAATCCAGGGATGGCTGTAAGCaagttacaatattatataaggttAAGATACCATGTTATCCTtgaattacataatttttataactaGTTTTACCACAGATAATTTCAGGAATTCTGAGTATTATAACTGGAGACTAGCCTAAAAATCACAGGGTGTTGTGAAAAAGATGCATAGTGTTTATCTGAAATCACTAGGAAGTTAAGGGGTATTTTCTTCAGGCAACATTGTTTCAAGTAGTTTCTTTTGCtaaaagttgctttttaaaaatctatccacCACTAATTTAAGACAACTATGCTAGATTAAGTTGTTTCAAACTAGTTTATTTAGGGGTTCCATTTTCACTCCTCAatagattttatgtatttctcataTGCTTCTTCACTCATTAGTTCATCTAGTTCTGAAGGGTTACTGAGTGTCATCTTGATCAGCCAACCATCTTCATAACAAGATTTGTTGACAAGTCCTGGATTTTCTGCTAGAGCTTCATTAATTTCAGTTACTTCTCCTGATAGAGGAGAATAGAGTTCACTAGCAGCTTTCACACTTTCCAAAGCACCAAATTCCTCTTGTTTGTTCAATTTTGTCCCAACTTCAGGCAGACTACAGTAAACAACATCTCCCAAAGCTTCCTGTGCAAAATTGCTGATTCCCACTGTTCCAACACCGTTTTCTGTTGTTACCCATTCATGTTTGTCTGTGAATTTACGACCCGACAGCAGAGCGGGGCCGGTGCGCAGCGCCCGGACGGCGCCCGCCCGCAGTCCCCAGGGCCGCGGCGGGCAGGGCGCGTTGGACGCAGAGATGGCGCGCAGGCTGCAGATCGCGGCCCGCACGCTGCGCGCCACTCGCAGCGCCATGTTCGCAGGGGTGCCCTGCTACCTGTTTTTTTAGGGACTGCAAGCTAAGAATGACttatatatttttcagtgtttgaaaaatataaaaagaataatattttgtgactcATGGAAAGTACATGAAATTgaaatttcagtgtccacaaacacagaaattacGCCTATTTGCTTGTAttgatggcagagctgagtaattGTGACAAAAACGGTATgatctgcaaagcctaaaatacctactatctggccttttacatTGAAAGTTCGCTGATCCCTGATACAGTGTCTCACCCCAAGCCAGGGGACAAGGAGCCAGGGGTGGAGGGGGCATAAGGAAGCCGAAAGAGCAAGGACCTTGAATCTAGGAAGAAGGGGGTTTGAATCCCAGGTCTACCTCCAACTAACTGCAGGGCAAtttccttgacctctctgagcctcagttttctcatctgtaaaataggaaccaTACCACCTAATGGATTATTGAATTAAATGGAATTAACTTTGTAAAGCCCAAGTTTAAAGATATATTGGGTTGAATCATATGAAAACTGATAATATTCAACAACCCATTTTTGACCTGCAAAAACAGCCATTTTGGGCAGTTCAACCTAataataagcactcagtaaatgccaGTTTGCCGTAGGCAACACAGGCTAACATTGTCTAGTGTTGAAATGAGGCTGTTTTCTCACACACAAACCCTTCTTCTATATTCTCTACTGGTCAGTGTCCCCACCATGCAGCTAATACCCCAAACCCGAGATGTGTCCCTGGCCTCCCGTATCTTACATACTCCTGAATGTGTTTCTCCCTTCTTCGTCCCTGCTCCAAAACCACTGCCATTTTAGGTCTCATCATTTTTTGCTTGGACCGTTGCAGTAGCCATGCAACTGGTGTTCTACGTCCACATGTCCCCTCTCCATCCATACCCAGCTTTCACGCTGCTACCAAAATAATTCTGCGATTCTGCAGATGTGTTCACATTTTTCTATCAAGCTAAACACTTTAGTGGTTTCCATTGCCTATGACCatggttttaaaaagagaaaccatgtctttttttaaacaaaatcttaGAGTCATTCTGGGAGAAGTCCCAGTGTAAGAGCTAGAGTTATGATTCCAACGTTGGCCTTACGTCCAGGCTGACTAAATTACTGCCACTTGGCTGAAGGAACCATGCTCACTCGTGCTGTGGAGTTGCTCCTTCTGCCTAGAACCCCTGGCACTCCAAGTGTGGTTGGAGGACCGGTGTGAGTCAGGAGCTGTTTATTGCTGATCCTTGAGGAGATAAATATAGAAATGGAGACAACAATTTGGGAGCTTTCATAGCAACCTGGCATTGCCATGGCGTCCAAGCCCAGAATCACTGGGCTTGTCTTTGGCTATATGTGATTTTACTAGCaaatcatttttattgtattttacagaAGTACCAATGTAGGGtggattagaaatttaaaaaagaaagccagtCTTTCACCATGTGAGCTTAAATACATGGGGAAGTGCTGGCTAAAAAAAGTCCTTCTCTGCTTCTCCCACTAGGCAAgtttctattcatccttcaagattcCGTTCAATTCCCCTCCCCTGGGTGGAGTCCCTGGCAGCTTGCTTTGTCCACTTCCTCCTTTGTATCCACGTTGACATTTACGATggtcaggcagctctgaggatgAGTGAGTGCATCCAGTAGACCAGGCCCCTTGATAGCAGAAACAGTACCTATTTATCTCTGTATATCCCACAGAGAAGCCggcttgtaaatatttattaacccgaattgaattgaattgaattgaattgaattgaattgaattgaatttgtaAGGCAGAAGTTTGAATCCTGACTTCTATTGTATTcttgctttgtgactttgggcaacttacttaatctctctgtgcctcactttcctgtaaaatgaaaatgatcaTTACGTAATAGAGTAACTGTGAGGATAATAAAGCATAATGCATagttgatgctcaataaatattgactttCATTCAGTTCCTTTCCCCTTGAACTTTTTGTCCATTAGGGCTAAGgaggcagtttttttttaagttgtggtaaaatgcacataacacaaaagttactatcttaaccatttttaagtgcatggTTCAGTAgtaaagtacattcacattgtgcaGCCCATCTCCAgcactcttttcatcttgcaaaactgaaactactCATTAaaaactccccattcccccctcaccccagccccccaAAGCACCATTGTCCCACCATTGTCttgatgaatttgactgctctaggtacctcatataagtggattcatacaatatttgtcttttagtgactggcttatttcacttagcataatgttctcaaggtccatccatgataCAGTACATGTCAGGAttgtcttcctttttaaggctaacaatattgcattgtatggatagaccacattttgtttatccattcctctgtcgatggacacttaggttgcttccttcttctggctattgtgaataatgttgctatgaacacggATGGACAAAgatctttgagaccctgctttcaattcgtttggatatgtacccagaagtagaaAGGTTGGGTCATacgataattctatttttaatttttgagaaatccCCGTACTGCTTTCcgtagcagctgcaccatttcaccAACAGTAGTGCTAATGAACTTTTACCTGATCTGTTGCATTATTTTCAACCAAAAGTAATAGATCCTTTCAAGACAAAAAGCCAGTAAGGtttgatttattttcataaaacccAGGTAGATGTAGATTAGATTACCTTTGACCTTGTTAGTTCCAAGGTGTAACCAGCGCAGTCActgacaataattttttaaatgtgtctaAAAGAAATCTATCATCAAATATCAGAATGAGCTGAAGCATTACCTGAAAATACCCCTTCCTTGTGTTGTAAATTTTCACTTCGTAATCAAAGCAATGGACCGGAAAAGCAGAAACTGGTTTCTCCCATTGGATAGAGAGACAGGTTCCTTCAATCTCTGCTGTGACTTTTGCTGGAGGATTTACTCGATCTAGGTTAAAGAACCGAGAGGTCGGTGATCACGGTTGATAAATTTAATCCACCCACATTTCTCAAGGCATCTCTAAGCTACGTCTTCTCGAGTACTGTACACCAGGatttaatcaatgaatctgcaaGCCACAGGACTCCAACGGCTCACATCTGACTCTCGTCTTGTGGTGCTAAAGGAGAGATCTCTCCCGTAAACCTCAAGGATTCCTACTTCATACGGCATCGAATGGTTAAATGCCTTTTCCTTCAGCTTACTGCAAGACCCAGCCC
Above is a genomic segment from Eubalaena glacialis isolate mEubGla1 chromosome 7, mEubGla1.1.hap2.+ XY, whole genome shotgun sequence containing:
- the LOC133094811 gene encoding glycine cleavage system H protein, mitochondrial-like, with amino-acid sequence MALRVARSVRAAICSLRAISASNAPCPPRPWGLRAGAVRALRTGPALLSGRKFTDKHEWVTTENGVGTVGISNFAQEALGDVVYCSLPEVGTKLNKQEEFGALESVKAASELYSPLSGEVTEINEALAENPGLVNKSCYEDGWLIKMTLSNPSELDELMSEEAYEKYIKSIEE